The Actinomyces sp. oral taxon 414 genome has a segment encoding these proteins:
- a CDS encoding TrmH family RNA methyltransferase has protein sequence MIIELDDAADERLADYTRLTDVALRRRLETERGLYMAESTKVIARAVEAGHAPRSFLMARRWYESMCPVIAAATGCGGRDDGGDVPVFLAEEDLLRAITGFHLHRGALAAMHRPALVEAGRLLASARGGRGARRAAVLEDLVDHTNVGAAFRSAAALGVDAVLVTPRCADPLYRRSVRVSMGTVFQVPWTRIEEWPDLGGLHRAGWTVAALALSEDAVDLDAFAASPACTAPGSRVAVVLGAEGDGLAARTIAAADAVVRIPMAGGVDSLNVAAAAAVAFWALRVRQ, from the coding sequence ATGATTATCGAGCTCGACGACGCGGCCGACGAGCGCCTGGCCGACTACACCCGCCTGACCGACGTCGCCCTGCGGCGCCGGCTGGAGACCGAACGCGGCCTGTACATGGCCGAGTCGACCAAGGTCATTGCCCGGGCCGTCGAGGCGGGCCACGCCCCCCGATCCTTCCTCATGGCCCGGCGCTGGTACGAGTCCATGTGCCCGGTCATTGCCGCCGCCACCGGCTGCGGGGGCCGGGACGACGGCGGGGACGTGCCCGTATTCCTGGCCGAGGAGGACCTCCTGCGCGCCATCACCGGCTTCCACCTGCACCGCGGCGCCCTGGCGGCCATGCACCGACCGGCCCTGGTGGAAGCGGGCCGCCTCCTCGCCTCGGCGCGGGGCGGGCGCGGGGCCCGGCGCGCGGCCGTGCTGGAGGACCTGGTGGACCACACGAACGTGGGCGCCGCCTTCCGGTCCGCCGCGGCCCTGGGGGTGGACGCCGTCCTGGTCACGCCCCGGTGCGCCGACCCGCTCTACCGCCGCAGCGTGCGCGTGTCCATGGGCACCGTCTTCCAGGTTCCCTGGACGCGGATCGAGGAGTGGCCGGACCTGGGCGGGCTCCACCGCGCGGGCTGGACCGTGGCGGCCCTGGCCCTGAGCGAGGATGCGGTGGACCTGGACGCCTTCGCCGCCTCCCCGGCCTGCACGGCCCCCGGCTCGCGCGTCGCCGTCGTGCTCGGCGCCGAGGGAGACGGGCTCGCCGCGCGCACCATCGCCGCGGCCGACGCCGTCGTGCGCATCCCCATGGCCGGGGGAGTGGACTCCCTCAACGTCGCCGCCGCGGCCGCCGTCGCCTTCTGGGCGCTGCGGGTGCGCCAGTGA
- the ppk2 gene encoding polyphosphate kinase 2 — protein sequence MDRSLYEAELLRLQAELVEMQEWVKSTGARVVVIFEGRDAAGKGGAIKRITEYLNPRIARVVALPAPTERESTQWYFQRYIEHLPAAGEIRLFDRSWYNRGGVEHVMGYCTPEEHRRFLQQCPVFERMLVDDGILLRKYWFSVSEKEQYKRFKSRQTDPMRRWKLSPTDLESIPRWEDYSRAKDEMFVHTDIDSARWHVVESEDKRKARINMIHHLLKSIPYHHVERPPMKFPKRPSSTGYRRTDRTLQSEVPDYAATLSAGKAPERYVDVEDEGVEDTD from the coding sequence ATGGATCGTTCCCTGTACGAGGCCGAGCTACTGCGACTGCAGGCCGAGCTGGTCGAGATGCAAGAATGGGTCAAGTCGACCGGCGCCCGGGTCGTGGTGATCTTCGAGGGCCGCGACGCCGCCGGCAAGGGCGGGGCGATCAAGCGGATCACCGAGTACCTCAACCCGCGCATCGCGCGTGTGGTCGCGCTGCCCGCGCCCACCGAGCGCGAGAGCACCCAGTGGTACTTCCAGCGCTACATCGAGCACCTGCCCGCGGCCGGGGAGATCCGCCTGTTCGACCGCTCCTGGTACAACCGGGGCGGCGTCGAGCACGTCATGGGCTACTGCACCCCCGAGGAGCACCGGCGGTTCCTCCAGCAGTGCCCGGTCTTCGAGCGGATGCTCGTCGACGACGGCATCCTGCTGCGCAAGTACTGGTTCTCCGTGTCCGAGAAGGAGCAGTACAAGCGGTTCAAGTCGAGGCAGACCGACCCCATGCGGCGCTGGAAGCTCTCGCCCACGGACCTGGAGTCCATCCCCCGGTGGGAGGACTACTCGCGCGCCAAGGACGAGATGTTCGTGCACACCGACATCGACTCGGCGCGCTGGCACGTCGTGGAGTCGGAGGACAAGCGCAAGGCGCGCATCAATATGATCCACCACCTGCTGAAGTCCATCCCCTACCACCACGTCGAGCGGCCCCCCATGAAGTTCCCCAAGCGGCCCTCGTCCACGGGCTACCGGCGCACCGACCGCACCCTCCAGTCCGAGGTCCCCGACTACGCGGCCACGCTGAGCGCCGGCAAGGCGCCCGAGCGCTACGTGGACGTCGAGGACGAGGGCGTCGAGGACACCGACTGA